A region of the Parambassis ranga chromosome 24, fParRan2.1, whole genome shotgun sequence genome:
TTTTTTAGGAGTCTTGAGAATCGTTGTGAGGCAAAAAAAGACGTGGTTTGGAATAACGCAAATAATTGGGAAGACTGTTGGTGCGACTGTTGACTGCTAACAGCCAACTTAAGGTAAAACATACTTACAGCACTCATGGTACGAATTTTAGAAGTAGTAGTAGAGAGAATCATTATGTGAAGTTAGCTTGCACGCCATTATATGTATTATTATGTGTGATAATAATAAGCTGATAACGGTAACCACTCTTATTGTAGAGCCAGAAGAAGAAACCTTGAAGACGTCCAGATACACCGGATCAATAACAGGTTATTACcagttctgtttttgttgttgttggatttgCACAAACTTGTTGATGGCTttaatatcagaatcagaatcgtgtgtattgccatgtaagtgaagaggattcacattactaggaatttgccttagtgatcgGTGCACACATAAAACgtataataactagaaaagggcatttccttaagaaaatgcaagtttgattgctgcagctgaaagcattgctttgaatgctgatgtgaagaattgctctgaattgctggagaatcagagcgatTCAGAGCTtcgtatgcctctgtgtgtcagaaatgttttgaaaaaaaacttgaagttgacccggaatgtcctgtGAGATAAACATTGcctagtttgattgcctagcaatggcaatcaaactaggCAATGTTTATCTCACAGAGGAGAAAATGAGGTCAAATAAAAAAGGTAAATAATGTAATCTAAAGGTAAGGCTATAAATCgacatgacattacagacatacaatgaacagaacagaccATGAGTGGTGGCTGTAGTGGCAAactagaccctgatatgaacaGAGTGTAACAGGTTCCACATGGAtcagtgaggtggtactagtgtgcaaagtagtgcaagatggaagtaaacagtgcattgtgcagtgactatactaaagtgtcaTTGTGAAATATCCACATAGATGCATCTTCTCATAATTTAAATGCAATGTATCTTATCCAATAGCACCCATGATCACCTTGTCATCGTTTGTAGGATTATTGATATCGGATATCCCACCTTTCCTTGTACCAAGTTGTTTTGTGGCGTTCATCATGTAATGTAACCTCCAGGTCACATAGAGGTAAATCCAGACCCTCCATGTCTCAATCAGATTTGCAGCAATTATGATAACCCCACTATATATAGATGGATAAAATAATGAATTTTCTGATTCTATGGAAAAAGTTATCCCTATGCGGCAAACACCAGATGCCTACATGCAACAGATGCCATGcaggttttttgtgtttcttagGCCTTAACCTAAGCCACTACTATAATGACAAAATATCATTTTTCTGTGAATTAATTCACAAATTTGTGATTTAGAGTTCAAGTTGGATACATGTTGGATAAACACCCATGTAGTACGCAAAGACTGAAGGCCAGACATGTCGGAGCAAGATTTGGCTAAGCTTTACAAGGTTTGTAACAAGCTTAAACACAACATCCTTACATATATGTTGTGGACGATGGTAAAATGCTTAATccttaagtgttttattttttgctgaaTACAGGGATTGAATATTGACTGGCTCGTTGAAGATGGACAAAATGGAATGCAATCCGAACAGAAGAGGGATTTTTGCCAACACCGTGTGGCAATGGCGCATCATGCATGTAAGGAAGTATTCAAGAAACCCAGAACCATTTCTTTGTAGCAATAAGATAGGCTTGGATTTTAATGTTGGATccaccacaaagaaaaaaaaggatgtagGACTACTGACAAATGGTGTTGTTCTGGAGGTCTGTGATTTTGCAAAAACAGTTAAGGAGAGTAAAAGGCATTTGATCACAAACATTTTAGAGAAGAATTTTGATCTTGGATTAGAAAACGAACAACAACGGGCTGATTTTACAAAACACATTCTGCTTAAACTCAAAGACCTTATCAGAACACctcttcaaaacaaacacaaagcttttcctctttttgataCATTGAGTGTGCCTTCATTTACAAACAGTATTGAAAATGGACAGAATGTGGGATCTGCAGAGCACCAGTCTGACAGTTTACAGGAGCTGATGGAGACTGATTATGGAGAAGATGAAGCCAAAACAGAAAAGGTGGATGGATTCCATGCtgatgacagtgatgaagatcAAATGGAGTGGTTAGGTGCAACAGAAGACATGAAAGCAGATGCTTGTGCACTCTTATTTCCCTATTGTGAAGAGATTGGTTTGAGTTTTGACCTTGAGTCACAACAGCACCTTGATCCGGATTTGTTGACGAAAGCAGTCATGTTAGAACTTGTAGACTTCAGTACACTGCTGGATGCATCCTACAGCTCCATTGTTCTTGATGTCTTAGATTATAATTTTGAACTTGATGTCAAAAGTCAGCAGGGACAAAAACAAATTTGGTCCTCAATATTACATCTGCTgaaaaggagaaaacaatttgccGTTACCAGTGCCAAATTGGGTCCACAGTTTGAAAATGAACCATTTTCAATTCAGACAAACCCCTTAAAACGACCACGACAGTCCTGTTTAGAGGCCTCACTAAATCATAACGAGGAAGTAACTAAAAGGAGAAAGTCTGatttaaaaagagaagagaacCTTTTCCAGGAATCTACTACAAACACAGATCAACCATTTTCCAGTCAGTCTGATGACAGCAGTCATCTCAAAGATGAAAATCAAATATACATTCCTCCAACTTCAACGTCACACTTCACCGAAGCCTATGCTTTTCAGGACACGTCGGAAGAACTTCctagcaggaaaaaaatgtgtcaaaaacGACTGCAGATACAAAGAGAAACAGTCATGCTGCAAAGTGATGTAGAAAGTGATGAAACCACAGATTCAGAGAACTGGACAGATGAGGATGacctacacaacacaacaaattcTGAAATAAATGTGGTCCCCCCATTTACAAGTCAGTTTGATAAAAGCAAGCAGCAaggagatgaacaacagatgcTCGTTCCAACAACTccaacaaatgaatgtgacatgATACAAGATGAAATGGAATCAATGATCAACATGTGGAAGTTGCGTGCTAAACGTGTAAAACAAATTCTTCTTCAAATAAAGCGCAATGAGTTTTTGAAGAGTAGGAGTCTAAATCTAGAATTCAATGTTGGATTTGCACCAAAGCAAACCCTCCATCCTGGCCAACTGAAATATTCTGGTCTGTACAAAGTTGCTTATTTTGCCTTAGCAATGAATtcatcaaagtcagaattcatCATGGACATTCTTGAAAACAACTTTGACCTTGGCCTACAGAGTGCATaccataaacatgttttttcatgtgAAATGATGACACGAGCAAGAGAGCTTCAAAACTGTGAGGATGCTGTCAAATTCTCAAAAGAGATGTTTGAACTTCCTGTTCCAATGTCATCAGAAGATATGGAATATCAGATTGTGGATGAGGGAAATCTTGAACTCAGCTGCATGACAGGAACAGGAACATATGATGTTCCTCTTGATTCACACTTTGATGCTGAGCCTGGCTCACATGCTGAAGATGGAACAACTCAACAGGAAAGTGTGAATCCCTATCCCTTCTGTAAGGACATTGGTCTGAAGCTATATGTAAGCGACGGTCAGCCAAATCAAAAACTCCACATCAACAAACTGACTAAAGGAGCAATGACCGAAATCACAATCTTTGCGGAAAAGCTATGTGGAACATTTGAGCAGATTTGTTTTGATATCCTCAGACACAACTTTGATCTTGATTTGCAAAGTGTAGACTCTGACCTCTTTCAAAACATTCTTAGGCGCATTCCTGCTGCAAATGACGTAGTGAATCTAGCATGCTATGTACCCTCCCACTATAAGGACAGCAAACGTAACGTAAGGGATGCATCTGTAGTCAAAGAACTGCAATACCAAAACAATACAGACTTGGAAGAAaactgtgtttgtcctccccgggcacccacagaacaaaacagaaggATGTCTGCTGACACCGAACAACAACATGGCATCGATTTAGTGCTGTGGAAACTGCGATCTAATCGTATTCATCGAATCCTCTCAGGTCATGAAGAACATTGCCCTCTGTTTTCATACTCAAGATGTAAGAAATTGGGCATTGATTTTAATGTCGGatctggaattaaaaaaaatctggatcCAAAGTTGTTGACCAATGGAGTCATGGTTGAACTTCACACTTTTGCCTCAGCACTGCTGTCATCTGCAACAGATTTCATGACTGAGGTATTGGAGTATAATTTTGATCTAAATCTGAACACTGAGCATCTTCGCAGTGCCTATGCAGAAGAACTTTTGAGTCAGTTTATGAAAATTAAGACAAAAAGGCGATCAGTCCCTCTTAAAAAACTCCCGATCCAAATCCCTGGCCCAGGATGCATAAAGGAATATACTCCACATTGCTCCAAGTGTTGCCAAGACAGAAACCACATGCTTTTTAAGGATGTTTTTGAGCCAAATGACATGTTTCATCATAATCTGCATGTCATCACTGACACAGACTCTGGTAATGCAGACTCTACAAATCAAAGACATGTAATGGACCCAATCTCTACATTCCAGACATCAGATTCCTTCTTCAGCTGCTACCGTGAGTGCAGTAAAGTAGGTTTAAACCTCCGTTTGTTCAACAACCATCCAAAAGAAAAacttaaaacacatgaaataaCTGCTGCAGCTATGTTAGAGCTATTTTCTTTTGCCAAAAGACTGTGTGGAACAGGACCCAGGATTGTTCTAGATATCCTTGTTCACAACTTCAACTGTGACCCGCCCAAACCTTCCAAGCGTTTTGTTCTGCATTTCAAACATAAACCATTTGAGGGAGGCCTTGCCTGGTTTAATGAAGTTTATGCGATTGATCAACAGTTTCGTAAACATCCCATAAAGAAAACGTGGACTCTTGACATGCAGGGGAGTGACAGAAAGAAAGCAGTAAGGAAAAGAATACTGATGATGCaaagacaaaaggaaaaaacCCTGCTGGAAAGTGATGTAAAAACTGATGAAACCACAGATTCAGAGAACTGGACAGATGAGGATGACCTACGCAACACACCAAATTCTGAAATTAATGTGGTCCCACCATTTACaagtcagtttgatgacagcAAACAGCAAGCACATGAAAAAGAGATGCTCTTTCCAACAACTccaacaaatgaatgtgacatgATACAAGATGAAATGGGATCAGTGATCAACATGTGGAAGTTGCGTTCCAAACGTGTAAAACAAATCCTCCttcaaatgaaacaacatgaccTTTTGATGAAAGACAATGCTTGGAAGCTAAAGTATCTAGAATTCAATGTTGGATTTGCTCCGAAACAGAACCTCCATCCTGACcaactgaaatatttttgtcTGTACAAAGTTGCTCTTTTTGCCTTAGCAATGAATtcatcaaagtcagaattcatCATGGACATTCTTGAAAACAACTTTGACCTTGGCCTACAGAGTGCATaccataaacatgttttttcatgtgaaatgatgacacaaacaagaGAGCTTCAGAACTGTGAGGATGCTGTCAAATTCTCAAAAGAGGTGTTTGAACTTCCTGTTCCAATGTCATCAGAAGATATGGAATATCAGATTGTTGATGAGGGAAATCTTGAACTCAGCTGCATGACAGGAACAGGAACATATGATGTTTCTCTTGATTCACACTTTGATGCTGAGCCTGGCTCACATGTTGAAGAGGGAACAACTCAACAGGAAAGTGTGGATCAATATCCTTTCTGTAAGGACATTGGTCTGAAGCTATATGTAAGCGACGGTCGGCCAAATCAAAAACTCCACATCAACAAACTGACTAAAGGAGCAATGACCGAAATCACAATCTTTGCGGAAAAGCTATGTGGAACATTTGAGCAGATTTGTTTTGATATCCTCAGACACAACTTTGATCTTGATTTGCAAAGTGTAGACTCTGACCTCTTTCAAAACATTCTTAGGCGCATTCCTGCTGCAAATGAAGTAGTGAATCTAGCATGCTATGTACCCTCCCACTATAAGGACAGTAAGCGTAATGTAAGGGATGCATCTGTACTCAAAGAACTGCAATACCAAAACAATACAGACTTGGAAGAAaactgtgtttgtcctccccggGCACCCACAGAACAAAACAGGAGGATGTCTGCTGACACCGAACAACAACATGGCATCGATTTAGTGCTGTGGAAACTGCGATCTAATCGTATTCATCGAATCCTCTCAGGTCATGAAGAACATTGCCCTCTGTTTTCTTACTCAAGATGTAAGAAATTGGGCATTGATTTTAATGTCGGatctggaattaaaaaaaatctggatcCAAAGTTGTTGACCAATGGAGTCATGGTTGAACTTCACACTTTTGCCTCAGCACTGCTGTCATCTGCAACAGATTTCATGACTGAGGTATTGGAGTATAATTTTGATCTAAATCTGAACACTGAGCATCTTCGCAGTGCCTATGCAGAAGAACTTTGGAGACAGTTTATGAAAATTAAGGTAAAAAGGTTCTCAGTCCCCGTCAAAAAAAGCCTGTTCAAGATCCCTGGCCCAGGATGCATAAAGGAATATACTCCACATTGCTCCAAGTGTTGCCAAGACAGAAACCAGATGCTTTTTAAGGATGTTTTTGAGCCAAATGACATGTTTCATCATAATCTGCATGTCATCACTGACACAGACTCTGGTAATGCAGACTCTACAAATCAAAGACATGTAATGGACCCAATCTCTACATTCCAGGCATCAGATTCCTTCTTCAGCTGCTACCGTGAGTGCAGTAAAGTGGGTTTAAACCTCTGTTTGTTCAACAACCATCCAAAAGAAAAacttaaaacacatgaaataaCTGCTGCAGCTATGTTAGAGCTATTGTCTTTTGCCAAAAGAGTGTGTGGAACAGGACTCAGGATTTTTCTAGATATCCTTGTCCACAACTTCAACTTTGACCTGCGGAAACCTTCCAATAATTTTGTTCCTCATTTCAAACATAAACCATTTGAGGGAGGCCTTGCCTGGTTTAATGAAGTTTATGCGATTGATCAACTGTTTAGTAAACATGCCATTAAGAAAACCTGGACTCTTGACATGCAGGGGAGTGACAGAAAGAAAGCAGTAAGGAAAAGAATACTGatgatgcaaagaaaaaaggaaagagcacTGCTGGAAAGTGATAGTGAAACTGATGAAACCACAGATTCAGAGAACGGGGCAGATGAGGATGACCTACACAACACACCAAATTCTGAAATAAATGTAGCCCCACCATTTGCAAGTCAGTCTGATGACAGCAAACAACAAGCACATGAACAACAGATGCTCCTTCCAACAACTGCACCAGATGAATGTGGCATGATACAAGAAGAAATAGGACCAGAAAGCAACATGTGGAAGTTGCGTGCTAATCGTGTAAAGAAAATCCTCTTTGACCAGTGTAAAGATCACTGTCAGTTCTTCAACAAGAAAGTTTATCTGGAATTCAATGTTGGATTTATGCCTAAGCAAAACCTCAGTGCTGACATTTTGACTCATTCTGTCCTATTCAAAGTTGCACAATTTGCTTTAGCAATGAGTTCATCCCAGCCAGACTTTATCATGAAAATTCTTGAAAACAACTTTGACCTATGCCTGGGCAGGGTACACCATGaagatgtgtttacatgtgaacTGATGAAAAAACTAAGAGAGCTTCAAAGTTGTGAGGATGCCGTCAAATTCTCAAAAGAGGTTTTTGAACTTCCCGATCCATTGTCTGCTGAAGCTCATCCTCACACTAAAGCTGATTCACCTGCTGGGCCTGATCCACATGTCAAAACTAAACCAGTTTCACAGGCTCAAACAACTTCAACAAGTGTGGATCCCTATCCCTTCTGTAAGGACATTGGGATGAAGCTAAATGTTGGCAACAGTCAACCCAATAAAAAACTTCACATCCACAGACTCACTAAAGGAGCAATGACCGAAGTGGCAGCCTTTGCAGAAAAGCTGTGTGGAACATTTGACGACATTTGTTTTGATATCCTCAGACATAACTTTGATCTTGATTTGCCCAGCATAGATTGTGAGCTGTTTCAAAACATTCTTGCTCAAATTCCTGCTGCAAATGACACAGTGAATCTAGCGACCATTTCATGTCATGTGACGCCATTGCACTTGCACAGTGACCCTATAGTTCTCCAACAACTGCCATGCCAGCCCAAACCCAATGAAGGAGGACACAGTGCTGTTTTAACTCAAGCTGTAAAAGACCATAATTTCAGTAGGGTCATTGACGCAGAAGAACATGACCGTGATTCATTCCTGTGGACATTGCGAGCTAATCGTGTTCGGCAGATCCTCTCAGTTCATGGAGAACATTGCCCTTTGTATTCTTATTCCAGATGTAAGAAGTTGGGCATTGATTTTAACATAGGATCTGGAGAAAAACGAGATCTTGACCCAAAGTTGCTGACCAATGGCATCATGATTGAACTTCAGACTTTTGCCAAAGCACTGGTGTCTTCCAAGAAAGATTTTATGACTGAGATACTGGAGTTTAATTTTGACCTAAACTTGAGGGGAGAGCTACATCGAAGCGCCTATGCACAGGAGCTCATGAAAAACGTTGTAGCTATGAAAGCAAAAAGGGCCACGACCCTTAAAAGAAACCATGCTTTCGAAATCCCTGACCCCAAATCCGTAGTGGGAAATGCTCCATGTTGCCCTAAATGCTATCAAGACAGAAATTATGCATTTCGTCAGGATGAGTCTAATCCAGATCACATCTTTCATTATGATGCACACACCAAAACTGACACCATATCTGCTGactgcacaacacaaaaacctGTTATGGACCTAGTTTCTGATTTCCCAGCATCGGAGGCCTTATTGAGATTGTATCCTCACTGTGAAAACATAGGTTTAAACCTGTGTGTGGACAAAGACCACCCAAAAGAAAGCCTTGACATGGATTTATTGACATGGACAACTATCAGGGAGGTTTGTTCTTTTGCCAAAACActgtctggaaaaaaacagaaaattctTGGTGATGTCCTTGCACACAACTTCCACTTGGATGTGCAGAACTTGAACATACATCCCTCCCAGTTCTGCCCTGACACTCCTAGCTGGTTTGATGAAGTTTTTGTCTTACAAACAAGGAGTCCCACACCTTCTTCAGAGGATGCACTGAAAATTGAAAGGAAGAAAGCAATCAAAagacaaaaattacaaaaacacaaaaaagctgCACTGAGTGATAATATGGCAAGTCATTTCAGTGTTGAAAAACTATATCCTCTTTGCAGTGAAATAGGTCTGGACTTGGATGTGACATCAAAATCAGAAAACAAAGTAAAACTGGACTTGAACCTCCTGACAATACCTGTAATATTGGAGATACAAAAATTTATATCTAAGAAACACATAGAGTATTTCCCCGGCTTTTTGTATGACATCCTGGATTATAACTTCGATCTTAGATCACAACATCACAGGAAATGGGAATTTTCTCTAGAAACTGCAAGCAGATTCAGAATTGCACTCaagaaatggaaaaataaatctgGTGGTGAAGATACAGTCTTCGAGTTACCGTTTGTGTTTGATAAGAAACACCGCAAAAAAccgcacagaaaaaaaaataaaagtcacaAACAGGCGTTGGAAATGCAGAGCTGTTCAGGCACCTGGCACCTCTCTCCTCCCAGTGAtgtcatatttaaaaatgatgGCGTCACTGGTGTTGGGACCCAAACACATCATGACATAAAGATGGAGATGTGTGATAATCTTCTTCCAGGAAACTTACAGGTTAAAGAGGAGACATGTTATGTCGATGTGAAACCAGATATGGGTCGGACTGTTGAAGCAACAGCAGAGCCAAACATTGTGGGTGTTACACATCTGGGTCAAAGTAAATCTGCAGGATCTTGTGAAAATACCTTGATGACTAAATCAGTCTCAGGGTCAGAGACAGAGAATGTCCAGTATTTCCTCTTTGCCCCACCGACAGCATCTGAAGGCTTTAGAATGCTACCACCATGTTCTAACATTGTAGGTCCCATGACTGCAGGAACGGCCACCACATATTTTGTCCCAGTGACAGGGTTCATACCAGTTCAAGTGATACCTATGTCTCATAATCCTGTGAATATATCTATCAAAGAGGAGCAAGAAGATATGCTGGTTGACCTTGGCTCCTCCAAAGATCACTCAAACGCAGAAATTGAAGTGACCATTAAAGAAGAATATGATCCGTAATTGTCTGCAAAAGAAGCACGTGTTTACACTAGACACATCAGTGGGAGTAGATAAGCAGTACCTGACTGCAATATGATCTCAGATCTTTAAGGGGTGTGTATTTTCTGTTgatgtaaaaaataattaaatctgGGTTCAGAGGCTGAAAGAATGGGTGGGATTGACCAAAATGTACCATTGTTAAGGTACTTGCAGCTTTCTCCTGCAAGCATcattgtatatatttttctacTGATTGTTGTTCTTTTGAAAAAGGTGTGAAAACttctgattatttttttataatatgtagctgaaaatgtattttaaatccTTCTGTATTACTCATTGCATTTTGTATATTATTTTGAAACCTTCTAGTACATTGCACCTCATAAGTAAAGGAAAGCTGGTTATTATTAGCCTAACGTGGTGAAAATAAGTCTCATAACCTTTGTATTGACCTATATTAAATTCTGTTTCTGAAAACATGCAGATGGCCATcgttttcatttgtgttgtctgtttaaaaaacataattttagTCAGATAGGATGATTGTTCAAGTACAGCTGTTGTTGTAATACTGTAATTGGCCTGCAGGTGGTGCACTACTCTTATTGCCTTGGAGACCAGCTTCAGCAAATGAATTAATTACAGATACATGCTACAATTCATAGGAAATCCTCTATTACATAGATGTGTTAAAAATGGAGAGCAGTAACTGGGGTTGAATCAATAATAGAGCATGCTCTTGTATTAAATGATATGAGTGAAGACTGTTA
Encoded here:
- the LOC114428658 gene encoding uncharacterized protein LOC114428658 isoform X2 yields the protein MDKMECNPNRRGIFANTVWQWRIMHVRKYSRNPEPFLCSNKIGLDFNVGSTTKKKKDVGLLTNGVVLEVCDFAKTVKESKRHLITNILEKNFDLGLENEQQRADFTKHILLKLKDLIRTPLQNKHKAFPLFDTLSVPSFTNSIENGQNVGSAEHQSDSLQELMETDYGEDEAKTEKVDGFHADDSDEDQMEWLGATEDMKADACALLFPYCEEIGLSFDLESQQHLDPDLLTKAVMLELVDFSTLLDASYSSIVLDVLDYNFELDVKSQQGQKQIWSSILHLLKRRKQFAVTSAKLGPQFENEPFSIQTNPLKRPRQSCLEASLNHNEEVTKRRKSDLKREENLFQESTTNTDQPFSSQSDDSSHLKDENQIYIPPTSTSHFTEAYAFQDTSEELPSRKKMCQKRLQIQRETVMLQSDVESDETTDSENWTDEDDLHNTTNSEINVVPPFTSQFDKSKQQGDEQQMLVPTTPTNECDMIQDEMESMINMWKLRAKRVKQILLQIKRNEFLKSRSLNLEFNVGFAPKQTLHPGQLKYSGLYKVAYFALAMNSSKSEFIMDILENNFDLGLQSAYHKHVFSCEMMTRARELQNCEDAVKFSKEMFELPVPMSSEDMEYQIVDEGNLELSCMTGTGTYDVPLDSHFDAEPGSHAEDGTTQQESVNPYPFCKDIGLKLYVSDGQPNQKLHINKLTKGAMTEITIFAEKLCGTFEQICFDILRHNFDLDLQSVDSDLFQNILRRIPAANDVVNLACYVPSHYKDSKRNVRDASVVKELQYQNNTDLEENCVCPPRAPTEQNRRMSADTEQQHGIDLVLWKLRSNRIHRILSGHEEHCPLFSYSRCKKLGIDFNVGSGIKKNLDPKLLTNGVMVELHTFASALLSSATDFMTEVLEYNFDLNLNTEHLRSAYAEELLSQFMKIKTKRRSVPLKKLPIQIPGPGCIKEYTPHCSKCCQDRNHMLFKDVFEPNDMFHHNLHVITDTDSGNADSTNQRHVMDPISTFQTSDSFFSCYRECSKVGLNLRLFNNHPKEKLKTHEITAAAMLELFSFAKRLCGTGPRIVLDILVHNFNCDPPKPSKRFVLHFKHKPFEGGLAWFNEVYAIDQQFRKHPIKKTWTLDMQGSDRKKAVRKRILMMQRQKEKTLLESDVKTDETTDSENWTDEDDLRNTPNSEINVVPPFTSQFDDSKQQAHEKEMLFPTTPTNECDMIQDEMGSVINMWKLRSKRVKQILLQMKQHDLLMKDNAWKLKYLEFNVGFAPKQNLHPDQLKYFCLYKVALFALAMNSSKSEFIMDILENNFDLGLQSAYHKHVFSCEMMTQTRELQNCEDAVKFSKEVFELPVPMSSEDMEYQIVDEGNLELSCMTGTGTYDVSLDSHFDAEPGSHVEEGTTQQESVDQYPFCKDIGLKLYVSDGRPNQKLHINKLTKGAMTEITIFAEKLCGTFEQICFDILRHNFDLDLQSVDSDLFQNILRRIPAANEVVNLACYVPSHYKDSKRNVRDASVLKELQYQNNTDLEENCVCPPRAPTEQNRRMSADTEQQHGIDLVLWKLRSNRIHRILSGHEEHCPLFSYSRCKKLGIDFNVGSGIKKNLDPKLLTNGVMVELHTFASALLSSATDFMTEVLEYNFDLNLNTEHLRSAYAEELWRQFMKIKVKRFSVPVKKSLFKIPGPGCIKEYTPHCSKCCQDRNQMLFKDVFEPNDMFHHNLHVITDTDSGNADSTNQRHVMDPISTFQASDSFFSCYRECSKVGLNLCLFNNHPKEKLKTHEITAAAMLELLSFAKRVCGTGLRIFLDILVHNFNFDLRKPSNNFVPHFKHKPFEGGLAWFNEVYAIDQLFSKHAIKKTWTLDMQGSDRKKAVRKRILMMQRKKERALLESDSETDETTDSENGADEDDLHNTPNSEINVAPPFASQSDDSKQQAHEQQMLLPTTAPDECGMIQEEIGPESNMWKLRANRVKKILFDQCKDHCQFFNKKVYLEFNVGFMPKQNLSADILTHSVLFKVAQFALAMSSSQPDFIMKILENNFDLCLGRVHHEDVFTCELMKKLRELQSCEDAVKFSKEVFELPDPLSAEAHPHTKADSPAGPDPHVKTKPVSQAQTTSTSVDPYPFCKDIGMKLNVGNSQPNKKLHIHRLTKGAMTEVAAFAEKLCGTFDDICFDILRHNFDLDLPSIDCELFQNILAQIPAANDTVNLATISCHVTPLHLHSDPIVLQQLPCQPKPNEGGHSAVLTQAVKDHNFSRVIDAEEHDRDSFLWTLRANRVRQILSVHGEHCPLYSYSRCKKLGIDFNIGSGEKRDLDPKLLTNGIMIELQTFAKALVSSKKDFMTEILEFNFDLNLRGELHRSAYAQELMKNVVAMKAKRATTLKRNHAFEIPDPKSVVGNAPCCPKCYQDRNYAFRQDESNPDHIFHYDAHTKTDTISADCTTQKPVMDLVSDFPASEALLRLYPHCENIGLNLCVDKDHPKESLDMDLLTWTTIREVCSFAKTLSGKKQKILGDVLAHNFHLDVQNLNIHPSQFCPDTPSWFDEVFVLQTRSPTPSSEDALKIERKKAIKRQKLQKHKKAALSDNMASHFSVEKLYPLCSEIGLDLDVTSKSENKVKLDLNLLTIPVILEIQKFISKKHIEYFPGFLYDILDYNFDLRSQHHRKWEFSLETASRFRIALKKWKNKSGGEDTVFELPFVFDKKHRKKPHRKKNKSHKQALEMQSCSGTWHLSPPSDVIFKNDGVTGVGTQTHHDIKMEMCDNLLPGNLQVKEETCYVDVKPDMGRTVEATAEPNIVGVTHLGQSKSAGSCENTLMTKSVSGSETENVQYFLFAPPTASEGFRMLPPCSNIVGPMTAGTATTYFVPVTGFIPVQVIPMSHNPVNISIKEEQEDMLVDLGSSKDHSNAEIEVTIKEEYDP